The segment TCTCGACGGAACCCTTTGTTACAGTTCGGGCAAGGACGGGCTGAAAGAATTTCTTATCGGTCAGGGCGGTGTGGAATCAGGCCTGGAGGAAGCCATTCTTCTGCTTCATCAGGGCGACAGTGCCCGGCTGGTGTTACCGCCTTACCTGGCTCATGGCCTCACCGGCGATCAGAAAAAGATACCCGGCAGAGCATCACTGGTTTATGAACTCAGGGTGCTTCGGATCATTCCGGCTCAATGACCTGTTTACCGAAATCCTGAAGCTGACGCAACCCGAACAAAGGAATTTGCGTCTGATTAGTGTATATTTGCAAACACTGATTCAAAAAATTTGAACAACAAACCAAAGGATTATGAAAAAGAGTCTTTTTTTCTTCGTGGCCTCGCTGACAGTTTTTTCTGTGCTTTTTACGGCCTGCAATAAGAGCGATAATACCGATGAGCTGAAAGCCAATGAACAGCGCCTGCTGGTTAAATATCTTTCCGATCATAACATAACGGTCCAGCCTACGGCCAGCGGGTTGTACTATATTGAAACCGACACCGGTACGGGGATTCAGCCCGTTATGGGGGATATGGTTCTGATGAACTACACCCTGAAAATCATCTCTGACAAAATTGTTGCTACCAGTGATAAGCAAACAGCCATCGATAACGGCATAGTCCAGGAATATTATCTGTATGGCCCACAGAAATACATTCTTCAGGAAAACCGGTATGAGAAAGGCCTTCAGGAAGGCATACTGATGATGAAGGAAGGAAGCAAGGCTACGATGATTATTCCCAGCAGTCTATCATACGGAGGTCTCGGCATGCCCTGGCTGGGAGTTTCGCCTTACTCTACCCTGATCTACAATATAGAACTTCTGCGTGTGATTAAAAACCCGGATGCATTTGAAAGGGAGCAGATTGCTGCATACCTCGATACCACATCAATAACAGTGGCCGATTCAACAGCCGATGGATTGTATCATATTATTGACAAGGCCGGTACAGGCGATCTTCCAACTACCGGAACCATTGTGAAAGTAAACTATAAATTGTATCTGATTGATGGTCGAAAACTTGCAGAGAATAGTCCTGATCAACCCTTTTCCTATTCGGTTGGTTCAGCTGGCTATATTGAAGGATGGGACAAAGGAATCCGTCTGACCCGGAAAGGCGAAAAATGCCGGATTATTATCCCCTGGTACAAAGCTTACGGAAAATCAGGTTTTCAGGTTATACCCCCATACAGTACCTTATTGTATGTTCTGGAACGGGTTGACTGATTACCTTCCGATCAGAAAAACACAGAGCCTCCTGTTTACTTCAGGGGGCTTTTTTTTCCATTCTGCCACCGACATGGTTCGTATTTCCTCTGAAGGAGATGTGATATCAGCCGCGATGCAGAGCAGGGTATCGGCCTGCAAAACTTTCAGCAGGCTTTCCACCATCTGTTGATTGCGGTAAGGCGTTTCCATGAATATTTGCGTGTAGCCGGTATTTCCCGCTGTCTGTTCCAACTGCTTCAGTCGGCGAATCCGCTCGTTTTCCTTAACAGGCAGGTATCCGTGAAAGGAAAATTGTTCC is part of the Bacteroidales bacterium genome and harbors:
- a CDS encoding FKBP-type peptidyl-prolyl cis-trans isomerase, giving the protein MKKSLFFFVASLTVFSVLFTACNKSDNTDELKANEQRLLVKYLSDHNITVQPTASGLYYIETDTGTGIQPVMGDMVLMNYTLKIISDKIVATSDKQTAIDNGIVQEYYLYGPQKYILQENRYEKGLQEGILMMKEGSKATMIIPSSLSYGGLGMPWLGVSPYSTLIYNIELLRVIKNPDAFEREQIAAYLDTTSITVADSTADGLYHIIDKAGTGDLPTTGTIVKVNYKLYLIDGRKLAENSPDQPFSYSVGSAGYIEGWDKGIRLTRKGEKCRIIIPWYKAYGKSGFQVIPPYSTLLYVLERVD